In Thermosynechococcus sichuanensis E542, a single genomic region encodes these proteins:
- a CDS encoding DNA adenine methylase, whose amino-acid sequence MATAAILSPKPFLKWAGGKSQLLSQMAPYLPPQCRCYAEPFCGSAALYWYLFGQAQRGQFQFQQARLSDRNPELMNCYQIVRDRVEDLIKQLTEYRQQHSETFYYHIRSLDQQQLDPLTRAARLIYLNKTCFNGLYRVNRDGQFNVPMGRYRNPQIFEPETLRQASIALQNVTLSVADFQEVLTWATAGDFIYFDPPYYPLSKTASFTSYTDQPFGEAEQIALANVVGELAQRGCYVMLSNAWVEPMLQLYRSWRCIELKASRVINSNRHKRGKISELLVVTYCC is encoded by the coding sequence GTGGCGACAGCAGCGATCCTCAGCCCGAAGCCATTTCTGAAGTGGGCGGGGGGCAAGTCCCAATTGTTGAGCCAAATGGCTCCCTATTTACCCCCTCAATGTCGCTGTTATGCTGAGCCATTTTGTGGCAGTGCAGCGCTCTATTGGTATCTCTTTGGTCAAGCTCAGCGAGGGCAGTTTCAGTTTCAGCAGGCGCGGTTGAGCGATCGCAACCCTGAACTGATGAATTGCTACCAAATTGTGCGCGATCGCGTGGAGGACTTAATTAAACAACTCACGGAATATCGCCAACAGCACAGTGAAACCTTTTACTACCACATTCGTAGCTTAGATCAGCAGCAACTAGATCCCCTGACGCGAGCGGCTCGCTTGATTTATCTGAACAAAACCTGTTTTAACGGCCTCTATCGTGTTAATCGTGACGGGCAGTTCAACGTTCCCATGGGTCGTTATCGCAATCCCCAGATCTTTGAGCCAGAGACTCTGCGCCAAGCGAGCATTGCTCTGCAAAACGTGACATTAAGTGTGGCGGATTTTCAAGAGGTCTTAACTTGGGCAACGGCGGGGGATTTTATCTACTTTGATCCGCCTTACTATCCTCTTTCTAAAACAGCCAGTTTCACCAGTTACACCGATCAGCCCTTTGGCGAGGCAGAACAGATTGCCCTAGCCAACGTTGTGGGTGAGTTAGCTCAACGGGGATGCTACGTCATGCTCAGCAATGCTTGGGTTGAACCGATGCTACAACTGTATCGATCTTGGCGCTGCATTGAACTCAAGGCCAGCCGTGTCATCAACTCCAATCGCCATAAACGCGGTAAGATTAGTGAGCTGCTGGTTGTCACCTATTGTTGTTAA
- a CDS encoding LptA/OstA family protein gives MLRSCSRWPSRLLALGTLGVGLAIAPLVWQPADSQETPSQALTILADVQQANAITGVITARGNVQLRYPARQIQATAAQAQYFSREGRIVLSGNVYVLQQGNSLRADTITYLIEEAKFVALPAPSRQVESILMIPDDPNQQIFTPVQP, from the coding sequence ATGTTGCGATCTTGTTCCCGATGGCCATCCCGCCTTCTGGCGCTGGGTACACTGGGGGTAGGGTTAGCAATCGCTCCCCTCGTCTGGCAGCCCGCAGACTCCCAAGAAACCCCTTCCCAAGCTCTCACCATCTTGGCTGATGTGCAGCAGGCGAATGCAATCACAGGGGTGATCACGGCTCGGGGCAATGTGCAACTGCGTTATCCTGCCCGCCAAATTCAGGCTACGGCAGCACAGGCACAATATTTTAGCCGTGAAGGGCGTATTGTCCTTAGTGGGAATGTGTACGTTTTGCAACAGGGGAACAGTCTGCGGGCCGATACCATCACATATCTTATTGAGGAAGCAAAATTTGTCGCTCTGCCCGCTCCCAGCCGCCAAGTTGAATCTATCCTAATGATCCCCGATGACCCTAACCAGCAAATTTTTACACCTGTGCAGCCCTAA
- a CDS encoding YggT family protein has product MSAVVVINWVLGIILAIFTLIFLVRIVLTWYPQINLTQGPLKVIYWLSEPVLAPTRRVVPPLGGVDISPIIWVGIVTLLRELLVGQQGLLFILFPPA; this is encoded by the coding sequence ATGTCTGCTGTTGTTGTCATCAATTGGGTGCTAGGCATTATCCTTGCCATTTTTACCCTCATCTTTCTGGTGCGGATTGTCCTTACCTGGTACCCCCAGATCAACCTCACCCAAGGGCCATTGAAAGTGATTTACTGGCTCTCAGAGCCTGTGCTGGCACCAACTCGCCGCGTCGTGCCGCCCCTTGGGGGAGTGGATATTAGTCCCATTATTTGGGTGGGCATTGTCACCCTCCTCCGGGAATTGCTTGTGGGGCAGCAGGGACTGTTGTTCATCTTGTTTCCACCGGCCTAG
- the lptB gene encoding LPS export ABC transporter ATP-binding protein, whose translation MTLTSKFLHLCSPNGRFALPTTLRLEGVCKRYGSRWVVDHVSLSVARGEVVGLLGPNGAGKTTTFYMATGIERPDYGRVWLDDEDITHAPLHQRARWGIGYLPQEPSIFRQLTVAENILLVLEETGVPRRQWRDRLDQLLTEFRLTHIAHTLGRRVSGGERRRTELARALAAGTQGPSFLLLDEPFAGVDPIAVHDLQDMIAKLRDRQMGILITDHNVRETLEIIDRAYILREGQILAAGNSWELAQDAKVRQYYLGEDFRF comes from the coding sequence ATGACCCTAACCAGCAAATTTTTACACCTGTGCAGCCCTAATGGGCGGTTTGCGCTACCGACCACGCTTCGCCTAGAGGGGGTATGTAAACGGTATGGCAGTCGTTGGGTAGTGGATCACGTCAGTCTCTCGGTGGCACGGGGAGAAGTGGTGGGTCTGCTGGGGCCCAATGGTGCAGGGAAAACGACAACCTTCTACATGGCCACGGGGATTGAACGACCGGATTATGGTCGAGTATGGCTGGATGATGAGGATATTACCCATGCGCCCTTGCATCAGCGGGCACGGTGGGGCATTGGCTATCTGCCCCAAGAACCGAGTATCTTTCGCCAGTTGACGGTTGCTGAAAATATTCTTTTGGTTTTAGAGGAGACGGGAGTGCCTCGGCGACAGTGGCGCGATCGCTTGGATCAACTGCTGACGGAATTTCGCTTGACCCACATTGCCCACACCCTTGGTCGGCGAGTCTCAGGGGGAGAACGACGGCGCACTGAATTAGCCCGTGCTTTGGCGGCAGGGACTCAAGGCCCTAGTTTTTTACTGCTCGATGAACCCTTTGCCGGCGTGGATCCCATTGCCGTGCATGACTTACAGGACATGATTGCCAAGCTGCGCGATCGCCAGATGGGCATTCTGATCACGGATCACAATGTGCGGGAAACGCTGGAAATTATTGACCGCGCCTACATTTTACGGGAAGGCCAGATTTTGGCCGCAGGGAATAGCTGGGAATTGGCACAGGATGCCAAAGTGCGGCAATACTACCTCGGTGAGGATTTTCGTTTCTAG
- a CDS encoding metal-sensing transcriptional repressor: protein MGTESHSHSSPSLHSHPHYHSEESLRAIVNRLSRIEGHVRGIKTMVQDSRPCPEVLIQIAAVRGALDRVARLILDEHLNECVTRAAQEGRIDQELAELKAALDHFLG from the coding sequence GTGGGCACTGAATCCCATTCCCATTCCTCCCCTTCTCTGCATTCCCATCCCCATTACCACAGTGAGGAGTCGCTGCGGGCGATCGTCAATCGGCTCTCGCGCATTGAAGGGCACGTGCGTGGTATCAAAACGATGGTACAAGACAGTCGCCCTTGCCCAGAGGTACTGATTCAAATTGCCGCAGTGCGGGGAGCGTTGGATCGGGTGGCACGGCTGATTCTCGATGAACATTTGAATGAATGTGTGACTCGTGCTGCTCAAGAGGGACGCATTGATCAGGAACTCGCAGAACTCAAGGCTGCCCTTGATCATTTTTTGGGATAA
- the holA gene encoding DNA polymerase III subunit delta yields MPVYFYWGEDQFRLEQAVKNLRQQVVDPLWESFNFEKFAGEDAEAVQAALAQVMTPPFGGGDRLVWLVNTTLGQRCNAELLADLELTLPQIPPNCHLLLTSTQKPDSRSKAVKLLQQHGNIQEFSPIAAWKTAEIEQQIREAAQRYQLHLPPEAIQLLAEAVGNDSRQLHNELEKLALFAGDRPLTAEDITTLVHATQQSSLTLASTLLRGDTATALSQLEDLLLQNEPPLRLLATLTKQFRTWLWVKLLSHERDNQRIAKLAEVGNPKRVYFLQKEVNAVALPSLQACLQILLATEYQLKLGAEPVATLRQGMIQLSLACSRRSWGDRSGGADN; encoded by the coding sequence ATGCCCGTTTACTTCTACTGGGGGGAGGATCAATTTCGGTTAGAACAGGCCGTCAAAAACCTACGGCAACAGGTGGTTGATCCCCTGTGGGAGAGTTTCAACTTCGAGAAATTTGCTGGGGAGGATGCTGAGGCGGTTCAAGCCGCGTTGGCGCAGGTGATGACGCCACCCTTTGGCGGCGGCGATCGCTTGGTGTGGCTGGTGAATACGACACTGGGTCAACGCTGTAATGCCGAACTACTCGCAGATTTAGAACTGACCCTACCCCAAATTCCCCCGAACTGTCATTTACTCCTCACGAGTACTCAAAAACCCGACAGCCGCAGCAAAGCTGTCAAACTGCTGCAACAGCATGGCAACATTCAGGAATTTAGTCCGATTGCTGCTTGGAAAACGGCTGAGATTGAACAGCAAATCCGTGAGGCGGCTCAGCGCTATCAACTGCACCTGCCCCCAGAAGCGATACAACTTCTTGCGGAAGCCGTGGGGAATGACAGCCGCCAACTCCACAACGAATTAGAAAAATTGGCTCTGTTTGCCGGCGATCGCCCCCTTACGGCTGAAGACATCACAACCCTTGTTCATGCCACCCAACAAAGTAGCCTCACCCTTGCCAGCACCCTCTTGCGGGGAGACACAGCCACTGCCCTGAGCCAACTAGAGGACTTGCTGCTACAAAATGAACCGCCGTTGCGCCTTTTGGCCACCCTGACGAAACAATTTCGCACGTGGTTGTGGGTCAAATTGCTTAGCCATGAGCGCGACAATCAACGCATTGCCAAGCTCGCCGAAGTCGGAAATCCGAAACGGGTCTATTTTCTGCAAAAAGAAGTGAACGCTGTTGCTTTGCCGTCCCTTCAAGCCTGCTTGCAGATTCTCTTAGCCACGGAGTATCAACTCAAGCTAGGGGCTGAGCCAGTGGCCACCCTACGCCAAGGGATGATTCAGCTTTCCTTGGCCTGTTCACGGCGTTCCTGGGGCGATCGCTCTGGTGGCGCTGACAATTGA
- a CDS encoding roadblock/LC7 domain-containing protein, whose product MAINAAKLQATLQKFVADVSNVQGAALVSPDGLTLAAALPGEMDDERVSAMSAAMLSLGERIGRELSRGQIERILVEGTNGYGILTSCTDEAVLLVLADAAAKQGIINLEIKNIIGELQPQLTAGLQSVGV is encoded by the coding sequence ATGGCAATTAATGCAGCGAAACTCCAAGCAACATTACAAAAATTTGTTGCTGATGTTAGTAACGTGCAAGGGGCTGCGCTCGTTTCTCCTGATGGCTTAACCTTAGCAGCGGCACTGCCAGGGGAAATGGATGATGAACGAGTATCAGCAATGTCAGCAGCCATGCTCTCTTTGGGTGAACGGATTGGCCGAGAACTGAGTCGGGGTCAAATTGAGCGGATCTTGGTCGAAGGAACAAATGGCTATGGCATTCTCACCAGTTGTACAGACGAAGCAGTATTACTGGTATTGGCGGATGCGGCAGCCAAACAGGGGATTATTAACCTTGAAATCAAGAATATCATTGGTGAACTGCAACCGCAGTTAACAGCAGGGTTACAATCGGTGGGTGTTTAA
- a CDS encoding IS630 transposase-related protein codes for MNVVKEYELQLGLTRAGWQGGKISEATQLFQVSCATIHRWLKRENLAPTVVPRCPWKLDWAALAADVAAHPDDQLEKTEVYIDKRGVDSRLACEYG; via the coding sequence ATAAACGTTGTCAAAGAATATGAGCTACAGCTTGGACTGACGAGAGCGGGTTGGCAAGGGGGCAAAATCAGTGAGGCCACTCAACTCTTTCAAGTCAGTTGTGCCACCATCCATCGCTGGCTGAAGCGAGAAAACCTTGCTCCTACGGTTGTCCCGCGCTGTCCTTGGAAACTGGATTGGGCAGCCTTAGCAGCGGATGTTGCGGCTCATCCCGATGACCAGTTAGAGAAAACGGAGGTGTATATCGATAAGAGGGGGGTTGACTCGCGGTTGGCGTGTGAGTATGGATAG
- a CDS encoding GTP-binding protein, which produces MEIMRIVITGPVGAGKSTFIRTISEIEPVDTDRKATDDIASWKAKTTVAMDFGRLQFGPNVALHLYGTPGQERFDFMWDILIRKAHAFILLVSSHRPQDFRAARRILAFMRHRVKIPMLVGLSHADNPEAWPAEDIAIALGYRSHHNRPPMVQVNALDQRSVAAAMVKLIETYAKYQADQLNWDAVKH; this is translated from the coding sequence ATGGAAATCATGCGGATTGTTATTACTGGACCGGTGGGGGCAGGAAAGTCTACATTTATTCGCACCATCAGTGAAATTGAACCTGTGGACACAGATCGTAAAGCCACGGATGACATCGCCAGTTGGAAAGCAAAAACAACTGTGGCAATGGATTTTGGGCGACTGCAATTTGGTCCCAATGTGGCCTTGCACCTCTACGGTACACCAGGGCAGGAGCGGTTTGACTTTATGTGGGACATCTTGATTCGTAAGGCTCATGCCTTCATTTTGTTAGTCAGCTCTCACCGTCCCCAAGACTTTCGAGCGGCACGGCGAATCCTAGCCTTCATGCGTCACCGAGTCAAGATTCCCATGCTGGTTGGTCTGAGTCATGCGGATAATCCAGAAGCTTGGCCGGCAGAGGATATTGCGATCGCCCTAGGGTATCGTAGTCACCACAATCGGCCGCCAATGGTTCAGGTCAACGCCCTTGATCAACGCTCTGTGGCAGCAGCGATGGTGAAACTCATTGAAACCTATGCAAAGTATCAAGCGGATCAACTGAACTGGGATGCTGTCAAGCACTAG
- a CDS encoding LptF/LptG family permease, producing MIRALRRIWLPTLSKLDQYLLSLLLPGFVFGVTIFTTLALTVGTIFDLVRQIADAQLPLTILLQLIGYQLPTVLVLVFPMAVLLAVVGAMSRLSEEGEWIALRSVGICLRRVLVPVMVFALFVSGLTLALNEIAVPIAKYESQKLMRELLQQERTLGSGTDIFYPEYDRDGNVRRLYYGHRFDGSRIQGITVLDFSQPQVTQVISAESAEWNVRESRWLLLQGVAYLISHTGVSRNLLQFDQQEIRLPRPAQSQQLRPTDVDDLSITQARRALQRLDPDQDPELVRALEVHLAQAYAQPFLAVVFALLGVGFGLSPSQRRGRQGFGISVAVVFGQYVLTFFLSALGKIGTLSPLAAAWLPHGIGLAVAIALLWRADRS from the coding sequence ATGATCAGAGCACTGCGGCGGATCTGGCTGCCGACCCTCTCCAAGTTAGATCAGTATCTGCTCTCGCTGCTGCTGCCGGGGTTTGTTTTTGGCGTTACAATCTTTACCACTTTGGCGCTGACGGTCGGCACGATTTTTGATCTGGTGCGGCAAATTGCCGATGCTCAACTGCCCCTAACGATTTTGCTGCAATTGATTGGCTATCAACTGCCGACCGTCTTGGTCTTGGTCTTTCCGATGGCCGTGCTGCTAGCGGTGGTGGGGGCGATGAGTCGGCTCTCGGAGGAGGGGGAGTGGATTGCCCTGCGCAGTGTGGGCATTTGTCTGCGCCGTGTCCTCGTCCCCGTGATGGTTTTTGCTCTGTTTGTTAGTGGGTTGACCCTTGCCCTCAATGAAATTGCTGTACCGATCGCCAAGTATGAATCGCAAAAACTCATGCGGGAGTTGCTGCAACAGGAGCGCACCCTCGGCTCAGGCACCGATATTTTCTACCCTGAGTACGATCGCGACGGCAATGTGCGGCGGCTCTATTATGGGCATCGCTTTGATGGCAGCCGCATTCAGGGAATCACAGTTTTGGACTTTTCGCAACCGCAGGTGACTCAGGTCATTAGCGCTGAATCCGCCGAGTGGAATGTGCGTGAGAGTCGCTGGTTACTCTTGCAGGGGGTCGCCTATTTGATCAGCCACACGGGGGTCAGCCGTAATCTGTTGCAATTCGATCAACAGGAGATCCGCTTGCCTCGGCCTGCTCAATCTCAGCAACTGCGGCCAACGGATGTGGATGATCTGTCAATTACCCAAGCCCGCCGTGCCCTGCAACGTCTCGATCCCGATCAAGACCCGGAACTCGTGCGTGCCCTAGAGGTTCATTTGGCTCAGGCCTATGCCCAGCCTTTCTTAGCTGTGGTTTTTGCTCTGTTGGGGGTGGGGTTTGGTCTCAGTCCTTCCCAACGACGGGGGCGGCAGGGATTTGGCATCAGTGTGGCGGTGGTGTTTGGCCAGTATGTGCTCACATTTTTTCTCAGCGCCTTGGGCAAGATTGGTACCCTTTCGCCCCTTGCGGCGGCGTGGTTGCCCCATGGTATTGGTTTGGCAGTGGCGATCGCCCTACTGTGGCGCG
- a CDS encoding bacteriohemerythrin, translated as MTKVTPIEWTEDLKTSHAGLDAQHKELLTMVNELGEAINQGQGAATMKRLFSYALAYADWHFRYEEELAAKYQCPIAERNLREHTAFRQLIAKFEQKYKEARAAELAGNSNYEILEQLAVTFHQQLNDWIMQHIAIVDKQIGEYVTAVEAAKAEIAVS; from the coding sequence ATGACGAAAGTGACACCTATCGAATGGACAGAAGACTTGAAAACTAGCCATGCTGGTCTTGACGCTCAGCATAAAGAATTGTTAACCATGGTCAATGAGCTAGGGGAGGCCATCAACCAAGGGCAGGGAGCTGCAACCATGAAACGCCTCTTTTCCTATGCTTTAGCCTATGCTGATTGGCACTTTCGCTATGAAGAGGAGTTAGCTGCCAAGTATCAATGTCCAATTGCTGAGCGTAACTTGCGCGAGCACACAGCCTTTCGGCAGCTCATTGCCAAGTTTGAGCAGAAATATAAGGAGGCGCGGGCGGCAGAACTGGCTGGCAACAGTAACTACGAAATACTAGAGCAACTGGCGGTTACATTTCACCAGCAATTGAATGACTGGATCATGCAGCATATTGCCATCGTGGACAAGCAGATTGGTGAGTACGTGACGGCTGTGGAAGCAGCCAAAGCCGAGATAGCGGTCTCTTGA
- a CDS encoding DUF4388 domain-containing protein produces the protein MKITGYLSEFSLGEIFRFLEQGQKTGCLSIKPLESETPLMRSCQNCYIFFRFGQIVAATRELDHQGLQQLIEERGFIHIATIQRLLKLYPLNQPLGLLLKSQGALDSQQLQLLFKQQVLTPIPELFSLTEGWFKFDANHPLPLEEMTGLSAPPRDVALVGLRLLRDWTPLMDKLPLPDSTMISLSEGQPPCHLSSVEWQVWEYVDKTVTLEGISQALNLPILEVQKICFRLMVAGLVEEIINVSMEPPPDSPPATPASSEEISKSVSDSFLRGVLAFLKIKAEPRV, from the coding sequence ATGAAAATCACGGGCTATTTATCTGAGTTTTCCTTAGGGGAAATCTTCCGCTTCCTAGAACAGGGGCAAAAAACAGGGTGTCTCTCGATTAAGCCATTGGAAAGTGAAACCCCACTGATGCGCTCTTGCCAAAACTGCTATATTTTCTTTCGTTTCGGCCAAATTGTGGCGGCGACTCGTGAATTAGATCACCAAGGACTACAGCAGTTAATCGAGGAGCGTGGCTTTATTCACATCGCCACTATTCAGCGACTGCTCAAACTATATCCTCTCAACCAGCCCTTGGGTCTGCTGTTGAAAAGCCAAGGGGCTTTAGATAGTCAACAGTTGCAGTTGCTATTTAAGCAGCAGGTTCTCACGCCGATCCCAGAGTTGTTTAGTCTTACTGAAGGATGGTTCAAGTTTGATGCCAATCACCCGCTGCCGTTGGAAGAAATGACAGGGTTGAGCGCACCGCCGCGAGATGTGGCCTTAGTGGGTCTGCGGCTACTGCGAGATTGGACGCCCTTGATGGACAAATTGCCCTTGCCTGATTCCACGATGATTAGCTTGAGTGAGGGACAGCCTCCCTGCCACCTTAGCTCTGTGGAATGGCAGGTCTGGGAGTATGTTGACAAAACCGTCACCTTAGAGGGCATTTCCCAAGCCCTCAATTTACCGATTCTAGAGGTACAGAAAATTTGCTTTCGGTTGATGGTGGCTGGTTTAGTGGAGGAGATCATCAATGTTTCCATGGAACCACCCCCCGATTCGCCACCAGCGACACCTGCATCTTCAGAAGAGATCAGCAAATCCGTGAGTGACTCATTTCTCAGAGGGGTGTTAGCATTCCTGAAAATTAAAGCCGAGCCAAGGGTATGA